Proteins from a genomic interval of Brachybacterium vulturis:
- a CDS encoding glycoside hydrolase family 3 N-terminal domain-containing protein produces MTPTPWDPDALGVLMAPFTGTELPVWMGGALEAGLASVILFGHNTPDPQTAARLAHEIHSRAEHCVVAIDEEGGDVTRLQAATGSSLPTAWALGAADDIELTRAVGRALGDLLAACDLDLDLAPVLDVSTDPANPVIGTRAFGDDPDRVAHHAKAFATGLMEAGLGTCAKHFPGHGATATDSHTALPLIDLGEREFAREHLAPWRIAPWLDSVMTAHVLVPAHGEGPASISPWSRPLLDRVVGSSYQGLVITDALDMAAVAVDPGYGESVVRAIEAGADLLCLGTSLRRDDQQMLREAHDALLDAVDSGRLPRQRLRDRAQRTRDRLRSLRTRRRFVPAPALEDALEHAEQLGAVAAARAVRVRQSRLELGPAVVVDLRARAEHAAGSRTQQLVHVLRERGLQAGEPDYPDQVDAAGQLLALTRLPRSDPEEGRRLAELLGRRPDTIVVHTGVPGAAPDHRRLVLAHGAGRTMMRAAVDLLLAAERR; encoded by the coding sequence ATGACACCTACCCCCTGGGACCCCGATGCGCTCGGGGTGCTGATGGCCCCCTTCACCGGCACCGAGCTGCCGGTCTGGATGGGGGGCGCGCTCGAGGCCGGCCTGGCCTCGGTGATCCTCTTCGGCCACAACACCCCCGATCCGCAGACCGCCGCCCGCCTGGCCCATGAGATCCACTCCCGCGCCGAGCACTGCGTGGTCGCGATCGACGAGGAGGGCGGGGACGTCACCCGGCTGCAGGCGGCGACCGGCTCCTCGCTGCCCACCGCCTGGGCGCTGGGAGCGGCCGACGACATCGAGCTGACCCGCGCGGTCGGCAGGGCCCTCGGCGATCTGCTCGCCGCCTGCGACCTGGACCTCGATCTCGCCCCGGTGCTCGACGTCTCCACCGACCCGGCGAACCCGGTCATCGGCACCCGTGCCTTCGGCGATGACCCCGACCGGGTCGCCCACCATGCCAAGGCCTTCGCCACCGGGCTGATGGAGGCGGGGCTGGGGACCTGCGCCAAGCACTTCCCGGGCCACGGGGCGACCGCCACCGACTCCCACACCGCATTGCCGCTGATCGACCTGGGGGAGAGGGAGTTCGCCCGGGAGCACCTGGCCCCCTGGCGGATCGCGCCGTGGCTGGACAGCGTGATGACCGCGCACGTGCTGGTCCCCGCCCACGGCGAGGGGCCCGCCTCGATCTCCCCCTGGTCGCGGCCGCTGCTGGATCGGGTCGTCGGCAGCAGCTACCAGGGCCTGGTGATCACCGACGCGCTGGACATGGCCGCGGTCGCCGTCGACCCCGGCTACGGCGAATCCGTGGTGCGGGCGATCGAGGCCGGTGCGGACCTGCTGTGCCTGGGGACCTCACTGCGCCGCGATGACCAGCAGATGCTCCGCGAAGCCCACGACGCGCTGCTCGACGCCGTCGACTCCGGCCGGCTCCCGCGCCAGAGGCTGCGCGATCGCGCACAACGCACCCGCGACCGCCTGCGCTCCCTGCGCACCCGACGCCGCTTCGTCCCCGCTCCCGCCCTCGAGGACGCCCTGGAGCACGCCGAGCAGCTCGGTGCGGTGGCCGCCGCGCGCGCGGTCCGCGTCCGGCAGTCGCGACTCGAGCTCGGCCCCGCCGTCGTCGTCGACCTGCGGGCACGGGCCGAGCACGCCGCCGGCTCCCGCACCCAGCAGCTCGTCCACGTCCTGCGCGAGCGCGGGCTGCAGGCCGGGGAGCCCGACTACCCGGACCAGGTCGATGCGGCCGGCCAGCTGCTGGCCCTCACCCGCCTGCCCCGCAGCGACCCGGAGGAGGGGCGGCGCCTCGCGGAGCTGCTCGGGCGCAGGCCCGACACGATCGTGGTCCACACCGGCGTGCCCGGCGCCGCGCCCGATCACCGCCGCCTGGTGCTCGCCCACGGCGCCGGCCGCACCATGATGCGCGCGGCCGTGGACCTCCTGCTGGCAGCGGAGCGCCGATGA
- a CDS encoding anhydro-N-acetylmuramic acid kinase, whose product MMSGTSLDAIDVALVEFTRDPRDPTTLRARLLHVGEEPWPDATRDALRAVLPPAPADVAAWSRLHGAVGEAFARAASRVLAAHGGADLIATHGQTLYHEVQDGHVLSTLQIGDPSRLAEATGAPVLHDLRSADVAAGGQGAPLAPLLDQLLLGADEHRRTAVLNIGGISNLSLVGGRTDGGGAAADEGSSAEGEVIAGDLGPGNALLDAAIHIATGRPADVDAEIARTGSVDPEALATLLGDPFYALPLPRSTGREHFDSRYVQRLLGQDALAALALPDLLATLTELTAVTIADAIAPLGASRVVASGGGMRNPLLRRRLAALLAPVPLLGADDLGIPADGKEALLIALLGYLGAHGLPGTLARADGTAHTGARAPVVLGSLTPPHALRLLPAAAADSCAPRRLQIVTDPGPER is encoded by the coding sequence ATGATGTCCGGGACCAGCCTGGACGCGATCGACGTGGCCCTGGTGGAATTCACCCGGGATCCGCGAGACCCCACCACGCTGCGAGCCCGCCTGCTCCACGTGGGCGAGGAGCCCTGGCCCGACGCCACCCGGGACGCACTGCGGGCGGTGCTGCCCCCGGCCCCCGCCGACGTCGCCGCCTGGAGCCGTCTGCACGGCGCGGTGGGGGAGGCCTTCGCGCGCGCGGCCTCCCGCGTCCTCGCAGCGCACGGCGGCGCCGATCTGATCGCCACCCACGGTCAGACCCTCTACCACGAGGTGCAGGACGGCCATGTGCTCAGCACCCTCCAGATCGGGGATCCGAGCCGCCTCGCCGAGGCCACCGGCGCCCCCGTCCTCCACGACCTGCGCAGCGCCGACGTCGCGGCCGGCGGCCAGGGAGCCCCATTGGCCCCGCTGCTGGACCAGCTGCTGCTGGGGGCCGACGAGCACCGACGCACCGCCGTGCTGAACATCGGGGGGATCTCCAACCTGAGCCTCGTCGGCGGCAGGACCGACGGCGGAGGGGCGGCGGCTGACGAGGGGAGCAGCGCCGAGGGCGAGGTGATCGCCGGCGACCTCGGCCCGGGCAATGCCCTGCTCGATGCCGCGATCCACATCGCCACGGGTCGGCCGGCCGACGTCGATGCCGAGATCGCCCGCACCGGCTCCGTCGACCCGGAGGCCCTCGCGACCCTGCTCGGCGACCCGTTCTACGCGCTCCCGCTGCCCCGGTCGACCGGACGGGAGCACTTCGACTCCCGGTACGTGCAGCGCCTGCTGGGCCAGGACGCGCTCGCCGCCCTCGCCCTGCCGGATCTGCTGGCCACCCTCACCGAGCTCACCGCGGTCACCATCGCCGACGCGATCGCTCCGCTGGGGGCGAGCCGGGTGGTCGCCTCCGGCGGAGGCATGCGCAATCCGCTGCTGCGCCGGCGGCTGGCCGCCCTGCTGGCACCCGTGCCGCTCCTGGGCGCCGATGACCTCGGCATCCCTGCCGACGGCAAGGAGGCCCTGCTGATCGCCCTGCTCGGATACCTCGGCGCCCACGGCCTGCCCGGCACGCTCGCCCGCGCCGACGGCACCGCCCACACCGGCGCCCGCGCCCCCGTCGTGCTCGGCTCGCTCACTCCGCCCCACGCGCTGCGCCTGCTGCCCGCGGCCGCGGCCGACAGCTGTGCCCCCCGGCGCCTGCAGATCGTGACCGACCCCGGGCCGGAGCGCTGA
- a CDS encoding MurR/RpiR family transcriptional regulator → MATPVLAHLHSRSDDLQPVQRRIAEVILADPVAAGRLTIDQLAAAAGCAQSSVVNFARELGFTGYREFRAELTEEAVRAAARGGEFAFPADIDPTDPLATSVARIAAADARAVRDTVRLLDLAVLEESARVLSSSRRILLVGVGASGLAATDLQYKLTRLGFSAQALTSVHDALPAVTALGDQDCLLAISDSGRTTDVLDAVEIAVPSGARTVAITGSPVGPLARSCEFVLLTASREPSFRAGATSSRIAQLTIADCLLVAISATLPDAGAEALARTRAALEGRRR, encoded by the coding sequence ATGGCCACGCCCGTCCTGGCCCACCTCCACAGCCGCAGCGACGACCTCCAGCCCGTGCAGCGAAGGATCGCCGAGGTGATCCTCGCCGACCCGGTGGCCGCCGGTCGACTCACCATCGACCAGCTCGCCGCCGCCGCCGGCTGCGCGCAGTCCTCGGTGGTCAACTTCGCCCGGGAGCTGGGCTTCACCGGCTACCGCGAGTTCCGCGCCGAGCTCACCGAGGAGGCGGTGCGGGCCGCCGCCCGCGGGGGTGAGTTCGCCTTCCCCGCCGACATCGACCCCACCGACCCGCTGGCGACCAGCGTCGCCCGGATCGCGGCGGCCGACGCGCGCGCCGTGCGCGACACCGTGCGCCTGCTGGATCTCGCCGTGCTCGAGGAGAGCGCCCGGGTGCTGAGCTCCTCGCGCCGGATCCTCCTGGTGGGGGTGGGCGCCTCGGGCCTGGCCGCCACGGACCTGCAGTACAAGCTGACCCGGCTGGGATTCTCGGCGCAGGCACTGACCAGCGTCCATGATGCCCTGCCCGCGGTGACCGCGCTCGGTGACCAGGATTGCCTGCTGGCGATCTCGGACTCCGGCCGCACCACCGATGTGCTCGACGCGGTGGAGATCGCGGTCCCCTCCGGGGCCCGGACGGTCGCGATCACCGGTTCCCCGGTCGGTCCGCTCGCCCGGAGCTGCGAGTTCGTGCTGCTGACGGCCTCGCGCGAGCCCTCCTTCCGGGCCGGGGCGACCTCCTCCCGCATCGCCCAGCTGACCATCGCGGACTGCCTGCTGGTCGCGATCTCGGCCACGCTGCCCGATGCCGGCGCCGAGGCGCTCGCCCGCACCCGGGCCGCGCTCGAGGGCAGGCGGCGCTGA
- a CDS encoding thiamine pyrophosphate-dependent enzyme, translating to MVQLLAADGTRSPHPEFDAVLDGHDGHSGLATPERLRGYYRDMVMIRAADLEATSLQRQGQLGLWASALGQEAAQIGAGHAARTQDYLVPTYREHGVAWARGIEPWRLLELFRGISHGGWDPNALRTHPYMIVLGSQAPHAVGYAMGLQRDGVVGTGDPSTDTSVLALFGDGASSEGEVAESFTFAASFQAPVVFFTQNNQWAISVPTSVQSRVPLAQRSRGWGIPSVRVDGNDVLAVLGAVRSALDSARAGNGPVFVEALTYRMAAHTTSDDASRYRPAAEEEEWAAKDPILRLRRHLEQLGEIDQQYVSRCDEEAHDLAMQLHHHIHGMEDPDPVRMFDHPYAEPHPIVDAERAEYLEYISQFEDEEDQA from the coding sequence ATGGTCCAGCTCCTCGCGGCCGACGGCACCCGCAGCCCGCACCCGGAATTCGACGCCGTGCTGGACGGCCATGACGGCCACAGCGGCCTGGCCACGCCCGAGCGCCTGCGCGGCTACTACCGCGACATGGTGATGATCCGCGCCGCGGACCTCGAGGCCACCAGCCTGCAGCGCCAGGGCCAGCTGGGCCTGTGGGCGAGCGCGCTCGGCCAGGAGGCCGCGCAGATCGGCGCGGGGCATGCGGCCAGGACTCAGGACTATCTTGTGCCCACCTACCGCGAGCACGGGGTGGCCTGGGCGCGCGGCATCGAGCCCTGGCGCCTGCTGGAGCTGTTCCGCGGCATCAGCCACGGCGGCTGGGACCCGAACGCGCTGCGCACCCACCCCTACATGATCGTGCTCGGCTCGCAGGCCCCGCATGCGGTGGGCTATGCCATGGGGCTGCAGCGCGACGGGGTCGTCGGCACCGGGGACCCCTCCACGGACACCTCCGTGCTGGCCCTGTTCGGCGACGGCGCCTCCAGCGAGGGCGAGGTCGCGGAGTCCTTCACCTTCGCCGCCTCCTTCCAGGCGCCGGTGGTCTTCTTCACCCAGAACAACCAGTGGGCGATCTCGGTGCCCACCTCCGTGCAGTCCCGGGTCCCGCTCGCCCAGCGCTCCCGCGGCTGGGGCATCCCCTCGGTGCGGGTGGACGGCAACGATGTGCTCGCCGTGCTCGGCGCGGTCCGCAGCGCCCTGGACTCGGCCCGCGCCGGGAACGGCCCGGTGTTCGTCGAGGCCCTCACCTACCGGATGGCCGCACACACCACCAGCGACGACGCCTCCCGCTACCGCCCGGCCGCCGAGGAGGAGGAATGGGCGGCGAAGGATCCGATCCTCCGCCTGCGCCGCCACCTCGAACAGCTCGGCGAGATCGACCAGCAGTACGTGAGCCGCTGCGACGAGGAGGCCCACGACCTCGCGATGCAGCTGCACCACCACATCCACGGCATGGAGGATCCCGACCCGGTGCGCATGTTCGACCACCCCTACGCCGAGCCCCACCCGATCGTGGACGCCGAGCGCGCGGAGTACCTCGAGTACATCTCCCAGTTCGAGGACGAGGAGGACCAGGCATGA
- a CDS encoding alpha-ketoacid dehydrogenase subunit beta, whose product MSSTSTTLPIAKAITAGLRDAMTADDKVLLMGEDIGPLGGVFRVTDGLHAEFGSLRVVDTPLAEAGIVGTAVGLAVRGYRPVVEIQFDGFVYPAYNQITTQVAKMHNRTSGAVNLPIVIRIPHGGGIGAVEHHSESPEALFAPTAGLRILAPSNAQDAYWMTRQAIESEDPVIMLEPKRRYWVKGDVDPDHRPELSPWQAQVVRPGTDATLLAWGPSMPLALESAQVAAEDGIDLEVIDARSLSPVDFPTIAASVRRTGRLLIVHEAPVLGGLGGEIAARISEQCFYHLEAPVLRVGGYHLPYPPARMEHAYLPDLDRVLDGVDRLLEH is encoded by the coding sequence ATGAGCTCCACCTCCACCACGCTCCCGATCGCCAAGGCGATCACCGCCGGCCTGCGCGACGCCATGACCGCGGACGACAAGGTCCTGCTGATGGGCGAGGACATCGGCCCCCTCGGCGGCGTCTTCCGCGTCACCGACGGCCTGCACGCCGAGTTCGGCTCCCTGCGGGTGGTGGACACGCCGCTGGCCGAGGCCGGGATCGTCGGGACCGCAGTGGGCCTGGCCGTGCGCGGCTACCGCCCGGTGGTGGAGATCCAGTTCGACGGCTTCGTCTACCCCGCCTACAACCAGATCACCACCCAGGTCGCGAAGATGCACAACCGCACCTCCGGGGCGGTGAACCTGCCGATCGTCATCCGCATCCCCCACGGCGGGGGGATCGGCGCGGTCGAGCACCATTCCGAGAGCCCCGAGGCGCTGTTCGCGCCCACCGCCGGGCTGCGGATCCTCGCCCCCTCCAACGCGCAGGACGCGTACTGGATGACCCGTCAGGCCATCGAGTCCGAGGACCCGGTGATCATGCTCGAGCCCAAGCGCCGCTACTGGGTCAAGGGCGATGTCGACCCCGACCACCGCCCCGAGCTCTCCCCCTGGCAGGCCCAGGTGGTGCGCCCGGGCACCGATGCGACCCTGCTGGCCTGGGGGCCGAGCATGCCGCTCGCGCTCGAGAGCGCGCAGGTCGCGGCCGAGGACGGCATCGACCTGGAGGTCATCGACGCCCGTTCGCTGTCGCCGGTGGACTTCCCGACGATCGCCGCGTCGGTGCGCCGCACCGGGCGGCTGCTGATCGTCCACGAGGCACCGGTGCTCGGCGGCCTCGGCGGAGAGATCGCCGCCCGGATCTCCGAACAGTGCTTCTACCACCTGGAGGCGCCGGTGCTCCGGGTGGGCGGCTACCACCTCCCGTACCCGCCGGCGCGCATGGAGCACGCCTACCTCCCCGACCTCGACCGGGTGCTCGACGGCGTGGACCGCCTGCTCGAGCACTGA